GTTTCGTCGGATTGGAATCGAGGTCTACCATGTTCCCGGCCTCTTTTGCGGCCTGCGTACCGGTATTCATCGCGACTCCCACATCGGCCTGCGCGAGCGCCGGCGCGTCGTTCGTGCCGTCGCCGGTCATAGCAACGAGGCATCCCTTGCTTTGCTCCCGGCGAATCAGCGCCAGTTTGTCTTCGGGCTTCGCTTGCGCGAGGAACTCGTCAACACCGGACTCCTGGGCAATGGCGGCGGCCGTCAGCGGGTTGTCGCCCGTGATCATGATGGTTTTGATGCCCATCGCGCGGAACCGCTCGAATCGTTCCCTTAATCCGCCCTTGACGATGTCCTTCAAATGCACGACGCCCAGCGCGCGTTGGTTGTCCGCGACGACCAGCGGGGTCCCGCCGGATTGCGAAATGCGTTGCACGGCCAAACGCACCGATTCAGGAAACGGCGATCCGACAAACGTTTCGACGGCATCGGCCGCTCCTTTACGTATGGAATGCCCGTCGATGTCGATGCCGCTCATGCGCGATTGTGCGGTGAATGCTACGAACACCGCGTGGGGGAGATCGGCGATAGAACGCGCGCGCAGGCCGTGTTTCTTCGCAAGCACCACGATGCTGCGACCTTCCGGAGTCTCGTCGGCCAGCGATGCCAGTTGAGCCGCATTGGCCAATTCGTCTAAGGCGACGCCGTCCGCGGGGACGAACTCCGTGGCTTGGCGGTCCCCCAGCGTGATCGTGCCCGTTTTGTCGAGCAGCAGCACGTCAACGTCGCCGGCCGCTTCCACGGCGCGGCCACTCATCGCCAACACGTTCTTCTGCACCAGGCGGTCAATGCCCGCAATGCCAATTGCGCTCAGTAGGCCGCCAATAGTCGTCGGAATCAAGCAAACCAGGAGCGATACGAGTACCGTCAGCGATAAGGCGATTCCCGAGTACATGCCGAAGAACTTCAGCGAGACCACGGCGATGAGAAAGACGATCGTCAGGGCCGCGAGGAGAATCGTTAAAGCTATCTCATTGGGTGTCTTCTTGCGTTGCGCGGATTCCACCAAGGAAATCATATGGTCCAAGAAACTCTCGCCGGGATTTGCGGTAACGCGCACGACGATTTCGTCGCTGAGTACGCGCGTGCCACCGGTTACGGCGCTGCGATCGCCGCCCGCTTCGCGGATCACGGGCGCTGATTCGCCGGTGATAGCCGATTCGTCCACCGTTGCCGCGCCTTCGATGATTTCGCCATCGGCGGCAATCACTTCGCCCGCGCTTACGACGAAGATATCGCCCTTACGCAGTTCCGTCGCGCTGATGGTCAACACGGCCCCATTCGAGGCGCGCCGCCGCGCCAATGTCTGCGTGCGTGTTTTTCGGAGCGCGTTGGCCTGAGCCTTGCCGCGTCCTTCGGCCAGCGCTTCCGCGAAGTTCGCGAACAGCACCGTGAACCAAAGCCACGCGGCGATTTGCACACCGAAACCCAGGTGCTCGCC
The sequence above is drawn from the Candidatus Hydrogenedentota bacterium genome and encodes:
- the kdpB gene encoding potassium-transporting ATPase subunit KdpB: MASKKHSLLDQALLAQALVQSFVKLNPVRMVRNPVMFVTEVGALLTTVGILFRPEGEHLGFGVQIAAWLWFTVLFANFAEALAEGRGKAQANALRKTRTQTLARRRASNGAVLTISATELRKGDIFVVSAGEVIAADGEIIEGAATVDESAITGESAPVIREAGGDRSAVTGGTRVLSDEIVVRVTANPGESFLDHMISLVESAQRKKTPNEIALTILLAALTIVFLIAVVSLKFFGMYSGIALSLTVLVSLLVCLIPTTIGGLLSAIGIAGIDRLVQKNVLAMSGRAVEAAGDVDVLLLDKTGTITLGDRQATEFVPADGVALDELANAAQLASLADETPEGRSIVVLAKKHGLRARSIADLPHAVFVAFTAQSRMSGIDIDGHSIRKGAADAVETFVGSPFPESVRLAVQRISQSGGTPLVVADNQRALGVVHLKDIVKGGLRERFERFRAMGIKTIMITGDNPLTAAAIAQESGVDEFLAQAKPEDKLALIRREQSKGCLVAMTGDGTNDAPALAQADVGVAMNTGTQAAKEAGNMVDLDSNPTKLIEIVEIGKQMLITRGALTTFSIANDVAKYFAIIPALFVSAYPVVAPLNVMRLSSANSAILSAVIFNALIIVALIPLALRGVTFRPLPAIELLRRNLLIYGLGGVLAPFAGIKLIDVVLSVAGVV